The sequence CAATTGTCCGGTACGACCAGTGATTCGTGGCAGAAGCTGCAACGCAGGTCTTTGACTTCCTTGCCCTGCGGGAGTCGAATCTCGGTTTTGCATTCGAAGACATTCAGGTACGGACTCAGTTCGACCATCCCGATCTGATCATCGGGATTAGTCACTTCCAGGCGAATGACATTTCCGATCGAAAATTCGGCATTGCAATGGGGACAGAAAGATCGCAGGTAAGATCCGGATTTGATCACTTTCCGGTCATTATATTGATGCGGTTTCCAGACGAGGTCTCGCCAACCGCGCTTCTTATCGGGACCGTCACTAGTCATACAAACTCCTGATCGTACGGTCTCTTTTCTCTCGATTTATCTTTTTCATTCTCACGGCAGGCTCCCAATCGCAGTCGCCTTCCGCTTCTTTTCTCGGCCACCAGAGACGAATCGTAATGTCTCTGAGCTTCCATCATCATCGGCATGATATGGCAAATTCCTCAGAGTAGCAAGAGAAATTTTTCACAAGATAATATCACTAGAAACTGCGAAGCGGTTATATATCAAGCGGTTACGGACCACAGAAAAAAAGGAGTATCGCCGATGCACATTATTTCTTTAGGGGCGCCATATGCATTCTTGAGCACACATGATTTGCCTTAATATGGCTGAATGGATATCATTCAAAGTAGAGTTGATGCGCCAGTAAAACGGCGTTGTGAATGCCCGGATGAATTGAAAGCGGTCGTATCTCACAAAGAGAGAGCGCGTAATATGACATATCGTTCATCGAAACATCGGCTCGGGATCAACCGGATGATTTTGCTGCTCTTATCGATGTCAGTAGCCCTGTACATTTCATGCGGGGAAGAACAGCGGACGGCGTCACCAGTTACGTTCGGGGGTCAGACGATGGGGACGTTGTATTCGGTTAAGATTGTCGATCACAGCACAAAGACCAACGAACAATTGAATGAACTGCATGACGGTGTCGATGATATTCTCTCTGAGATAAACCGCCAGATGTCGGCTTATGATTCGCTATCAGAGATCAGCGCCTTCAATCGTTCGCATGATACGACGTGGTTCGATGTATCAACGGATTTTGCAGTTGTCCTCGATAGTTCACTTCAATTCTGTCGTCTATCGAACGGGGCGCTCGATATTACCATAGCGCCGTTGGTAAATCTCTGGGGATTCGGACCTGAGAATGTCCCGCAGAAGATACCGGCACAGGCACAACTCGACAAGACTCTGAACGAAATCGGCTATGAAAAACTCGAGGTAAGGCTGTCGCCGCCGGCCGTCAGAAAACTCAGTGGTGATATTTCGTGTGATCTGGCCGCCGTTGCCAAAGGGTACGCCGTCGATCAGATCGCTGCGTATCTCAGCGGGAAAGGAATTACCGATTTTCTGGTTGAAGTGGGCGGTGAGATAAAGGCGTCCGGATCTAATCAGGACAATCTGGCTTGGCGTGTGGGGATAAAAACCCCGGATACTACCGATGCAATTCAAAGGTCTCTCGCTCTTCAAAATCGCGCAATGGCGTCCTCGGGTTCGTATTTGAATTACTTTGAGAAAGATGGTGTACGTTACTCGCACCTGATCGATCCGCGCACCGGTCTGCCGATTCGGCACCATCTCGTTTCGGTGTCGGTCGTGCACCAATCTTGTTTCTATGCGGACGCTATGGCGACCGCTATCAGCGTGGCCGGTCCCAGCGAGGGGTACGAACTGGCGGTGCGACTGAAGCTGGCTGTCTTGCTTATTGTACGGGAGCATGATCGCTTCACCGAACTGATGACAGCCGAGTTCGAGCAGTTGCTTGCCCGGGACAGTTAGTTTTGGTGCACGCCGATGGCGTGCGATATGGCAGATGCAAAACCAGAATCGGTGAAATCGCATTTTCACCGGATGAAATGTGAGAGGTGGTTTCAGGGATCGCACCTTCAATCCGCAAAATTCGTTGTCAATCGTGCTGTGGCACACGGCCATTCACTCGGAACGCGTCTCTCAACACCCGCTTCCCTACGTAAATCATTACCATTTAAGTGCTTATAAGCAGAAACGGGCGATCGGAGACGGTCAGTCGGGGCCGCCTGCTAGGATGAAACCACCCCAGAACACGGGATGAGTTGATTCGTCCGGTACGGCGAACATGCTCATGACAAAAAACCAGGCACCGGCGTGCCGGAAGGCCCGCCTCAGGCCAATCACGCCTTCCCCGCTCTGAAACTCTCCGATCCCGGTCTGGCGGGCGGAGAGGACGACAAGGCCGGTACCCACAAGTTGAGTCCGGAAGCCTCCAGGGCAGTCAGGATGCCGTCCTCTGATTCCGTGCGCCTGTCGCCTAAAAGGCCGATCGTCCAGTTGGCACCGGCGAACAGCAAACCGGAACGCAGAAGGGGATGCGACATGATATCCTGCTTCGAGCTCTCACAGTAGTAGCCGTGTGATGCTATGTACAGTATGCGAGGAACAGAGTTCAGGCTCTTGAGAGTGCCTTCTCTGGCGTCACCGGAATCGAAGTAGGATACACGGTAGTCCCCAGTGACCCGCCCCCGGTTCCTGTGCCATGTTCTATGATACTAAACCTGCCGTGTGACGTCAGAGGTCGATGCCGTTGCGGCCTACCACGGAGAACAGTACGCGGTTGGAGATTTCAACGTAGATGATGACGCCTTTGTTCAGGAACATATCGCCAGGTACAATGGAGACGGATCGCGGATGCTTGGGTCCGCAGCGGGATCAGAGAAAATCACTGACTTGACTGTCGTCGATGACAAACTTGCCGTAATCTCCGGGGGTGCGAGTGGAGGCTTGGGATCAATAGAGATCTATACTTGGCGCAAACCAGCTTCTTGCTGTGCGGACCACACCGGCAATATAGACGGGTCTGGCAGATCAGCCCGACATATCCGATCTTGTCTATCTGGTCACCTATATGTTCCAGGGAGGCGCTCCACCAGCACCAAGCCCATAGCGGCCCTGTACTCGTGGCGATGCGTCGCTTCCTATCATCAACTGCGTGAGCGGCGGGTCCGCATTGTGTCCAGCCAATTGTGCAACGAGAGCTGTCCGTCCCGAAGATGGGCGCTGTCCTGAAATGCCGTGGCCAGATATATTGTACCGGTCAGAAAGGCAACGAACTGAGTTGCCACTGCTGTTGGGTCGACCGATGATCTTACCAGGTTCCTTCGCTTGCCGATACTGAGCTTCTCCGATGTTACCCGGAGTACGGTCTCATGCATGTGTTTCAGTTGCTGCCGAAAGGCCCTGTCAATGGATGCCGTTCCCAGCGTCAGCCGCATCATCAGGGCGCTTGAGTCCACATCATCGACATCTCTGTTGGCGAGCGTGTCGTTGACTATTCGCCTCAGTCCGTCGATCGGGTTGGCAAATTCGGACAGAGGCTTGAGCCATTCCCCCAGTACCTTGCTGCCGATTACTTCGTCTATCACGGCCATCGCCAGTTCGTGCTTGCTTTTGAAGTAGTAGTACAGCGCACCCTTGGTAACGCCCGATGCCGCGACAATCTTGTTTATGTTGGCGCCGATGTATCCTTTAGTGGTTATCTCGCGAAAGGCGGCGTTCAGTATTCGCCGTCTGGTGTTTACTGCCTTTGTTGTTCTTTGTGTCATACCGCCTCTCTATCTTCGATCCCAGTCTGGTAGGGGGAGGCGGCATCTCTGCCGCCTCCCGGATGAAGGGACCAGCACCTATCGGCTGGACACGGGGAGATAGTAGGTAAGGCCAACACTGATGTTGACATTACCCATGTTGCCAAAGTCAGCCCCGAACTTGTCCTCGTCCTCACTGAAGACCATCAAGTAGCGGCCCTCGGCGAAAATTGACAGGTCGGGAGTGGCGAAGACTTCGAGACCACCACCGAAGTTCATTCCGAGGCTGGTCTTCTTGAATTCCTCGTCGTTGCCCAATACAATGGCGTCGCCGCCGGCGCCGTCCTCGGTGTATTTCCAGGGAATCAAACCCACTCCCGCTTTGACGAACGGGTTGATCGAGTTGTTCGGGTTTCTGAAGAAAGGACCGAAGTTCACGATGCCGTCCAGGTAGATCTCCGGGGCGACAATGTTCGGCTCGTCCGGCAGGAAAGTGTTCGCATCATCCTTGATCTTCAGGAAGGTGTAACGGAAGCCGGCCTCCAGCGAGACCTCCTTCATTACACCGTATTTGACGTGGACGCCAAAAGCCGGGCCCAGACCGAAGTAGTCGGCAATCGTGCTGTCGCCGCTCAAATCACCGGCAACCGGAATCGTAAGCCCGCCGTTAACACCGAAGCCAATCTTGCCGGTCTGGTCAATTGCCTCTGCCGGCGCGTAGATGATCAGCAGTGCGAACACCGCCACTGTCAACAGAGTTATGCGTTTCACCGTAATCTCCTTATTGTTGTCATGTCTGTGCATACCCCACCAAACCTTTCCCTGTGCTTTAGCTCCTTCTTCCGCGGCACCTCCTTTCCATGGTTGTTCGAAAACGCCATAAATTCAGTGTATATGCATGTATTCTGACAGCCAATTCACTTTCTGAGGCATTGTGTTTAGGCTCCTTTGAGTATTATCTCGAGCTGGGTCCAACGCTGCAGGGCTGTTGCGGGATCGATCGCAGGGCGGTGGCCTTGCAGCATCAGTAATGACAGAACCAGATCTCGTTCGGTCGGCTTTCTTCCCCGGTTGTCGCGAGCGGCCGTACACACGGTCTTGATGTGTTTCGCCGCCACTACTTCTCGCAGGTCACGGACGGTGACGATATCACAGCCTCCCGCGGTCGCGACCGCGGGGGAGACCAGGGCCCGGCGCTCTCCGTCCATATCTTTAATCTCCTGTGACACCGTACCCTCTCTCATCACATGCTTGCGGATGATACCGCTGCTCCCATACTCTTCTCGTAATCGAAATAGGCATCCAGGTACTCATATACGGCCGAGTAGTAGCCCGTCGTCGCCAGGTCGAGCATCGTGCGGCTGTCCTTCAGTTCCAGTTGCGTGCTCAGGCCGACTTTCGATGTTGCCTCGGCGATATCGAATGCCTTCTGGGCCGCCGTCAATGCGGCTTTGGCGGATGCAATCCTGTTGTAGGCTTCTTCAAGCCGAAGACGGATATTCTCCTGCTCCAACTCGATCATGTCTCTGGCCCGGTCGATACTGATTCTGGTCCTATCCAGTTCGATCCTGGCTTTCTGCACCTTGGCCTTGGTGGCGCCACCGGTGAAGATTGGCACTGACAGGGTCAGGCCCAGAGTGTAGTTGTCATTCTTTTCGTCGAATCTCCAGCGATCGGACTGGGACGAAAAGACATAGGAAAGACTGCCGGTGAGGGTAGGCAGGAAGGCGGACTTCTCGGCACTGACGTTTGTGGCGCGCAGCTTTTCTTCCCACAACAAGGCGTTGAAGTCGGGCCGGCTCTCCAGTACCGCATCGAGCGGTTTCATCGTGGGCAGGTCAGGATAGGCGTCCAGGTTGCCGGCGAGACCGATCTCCTCCTCCAGAGGAATACCGGCCAGATTCTTCAAGTTGATCAGGGCTATGCTGTAATTGCGTTCGGCCTCGGTGGTCTGCGGGATCATTTCCTTGTAGCGCACCTCCGCTTGCAGGAGTCCGAACTGGGATGCCAGTCCGTTGTCAAAGGCTTTGCTGACGTCCTGATAGTTTTCATAAGCGTTCTGCTGTGATGCCTGAGTGACCTCCAGGACCACCCGCAGAAGCAATGCCTGGTGGAAGGCCTTCTTGGCCGAGGTGATGATCTCCTGGTAAGAGGCATCGTAGACAAAATCCGACAGCTTGCGGTATTGCCGGGCGGCCCTCACGGCATTGTATACGGCGCCGCTGAACAGAGTCTGGCTGGCTGTGACATAGGCACTGAATTCGTTGTTGCGCGTGATCGGGAATTTCGATGTCCCGGCGCTTTCATCGTCGGTTAATGCCCCCATATCCATATACATATACATGTCTGACAGGTTGCGCGTGTAGCCGGCCTGAGCGGACACGTGTGGCAGCGCCCCTGAAACAGCTTCCGCCTTGGTGGCGTCCGCAATCTCAAGATCCTGTCGAGCCAACTTCAGCTCTTTGCTGTTGCGTTCAACCAGATCAAGGTATTCGGTGAGCGTGTACTCCTTGGCTCCGAGCGACAGAGCCGACAGCAGAATAAGGCTGATCGAAAGTAGTATTGTCTTTTTCATCATCTGCTCCCATCCACAGTCTGAACTGCCGCTGCGGGCTCTTTGGATTTTGAAGTCAGATTGACCAGGGTTGGAATCACCACCAGCGTTAGTATGGTTGATACCAGCAGGCCGCCGATGGTTACGATACCCATGGGCTGACGTATCTCGCGGCCGGATGCCCCGATCCCCAGTGCCATGGGCAGCATTCCGAGCATGATCGCCACCGAGGACATGATAATCGGTCGCAGTTTCACGGGGCACGCTTCCAGCAGGGCCTCGGTGACTGACATGCCGTGATCGCGCATCAACTCATTGGCGTAATCGAGGATGAGGATTGCGTTGTTAACCACGATTCCCAGTAACATGATCACGGCCATCATGGCGAAGATATTCATGGTGGCGCCGGTGAGAACCATCGCACCTATCACGCCGATCAGGGCCAGGGGGAAAGTCCCCAATACCAGCAGCGGCTGCCTGAGGCTTTCCAGGATCGCCGCCAGGAGCATGTAGGTCAGAACGACAGCCAGGATCAGGGCGGTCAGCATATCGACAATCGCCTCGTTCATCAGTTCGGCTGAGCCGGCCCACTCGGTTTTGTATCCGGGCATGAGGCTCAAATCAGCGACTCTCCGATCGATTTCGCTGGTGATATCGCCCAGCGGTACACCCGCCGTAGGATAGCCGGAAAACTGGATGGTCTTGTATTTGTCGATGTGCAGGATTGTGCTCACCCCACCCGTGTACTGAACATCGGCGAGCTGGGCCAGAGTATACACGGTGCCCTGACTCGTCACCGGAAGGTTGGCGACTTCTTCGGGAGTGTCCATCGAGGCATCGCTGATCATCACGCGGACATCATACTCCTCACCCTGATCGCGGTACTGGGTCGCCACCAGACCGGTCAGCGCTCCGCGGAGCTGCATGCCGATGTCATAGACCGTCAGACCGGCATCGGCCAACTTGGTCCGGTCGGGGACGATGCTGATCTCCGGTTTGCCCGATCGACTGCTGGTGTTGAGATTGACCAGCCCGGGAATATCCTTGATGCGGCTGAGGATCTCCTCCTTGTAGGTTTCCAGAACGGCCATATCCTGGCCCTGAAGATTGAACTGGATCGGGGCCTGGCCGCTCATTCCCATGGACGATGTGGCGCTGATGCGCAACTGGATATTGGGTATGTCCGACAGATCCTGGATCAGCAAATTGGCCGTCTCGTCCGTCGTCAGGTCACGTTCAGCGACGTCGACCAGCTTCACTGACATTGCCGCCATGTTGCTCCCCTCGCTCACGCGACTGACAGCACCCAACTCCGTCACAACGAACTTGACCGATGGGTACTCTTTCAGGCGCTCCTCAATGTGCATGAGGGCATCGGCCGTCTCATCCAGGCTGTATCCGATCGGCAGTTCCGCCTCGATCCGAATGTCACCCTCGTCCATGGTCGGTACGAACTCGAAGCCGACATTGCCGGAGATGAGGAATGTGCCGACCAGCAGCAGGACGGCGGTGACGATTACGGTCAGCGACAGTCTCCGATTGCCGAGGATCACGCTCAACAGTCGGCGGTAGCCCTGCTCCCACTTTCTGTTCATCGACTCGAACCAGTCGCCGGTGGCGCGTCGCCGGTTGCCGTTGTCCGCGAGAATAAGGGCAGCCAGCATCGGTGTCAGAGTGAATGAGACCAGCAGGGAGAAGAGGGTCGCGAATGTCACCGTGAGGGCGTACGCCTCGAAGATCTGGCCGAGGATGCCGCTCATGTTGGCGATCGGGAGGAAGACGGCGATGTTGGTGGCGGTTGAGGCCAGCACAGCCACGACCGTTTGCGAGGTGCCGACCGACGCGGCCTCCTTCTTGTTCTTTCCCATTGTCTTGTGGCGAAAGATGTTCTCGATAACCACCACGGAGTTTGTAACGAGGATTCCGACCGAGGTGGACAGGGCCATGAGCGTGACCGCGTTCTTGGTGTAATCCATCATGCTCATCAGCATGAAGGCCGAGAGGATCGAGGTCGGCATGGCCAGAGCGACAATAATGGTCGACCGAACATCATGGAGGAACAGAAACAGCACCAGGCCGGTCAGAAGGATGCCCAGAATGATGTTGGTGATGGTGTCGTCGACGGTGCTGTCGATGAATGTCGACCTGTCAATGATGACGTCAAGCTTGCAGCCGGCGGGCAGGGACGCCTCCAGTTCGGGCAACAATTCGTAGGCCGAACGGGCAACCTCGACCGTGTTCCCTTCGGACGTCTTGACCAGGCTGATGAGGACCACAGTGGGGTCGCTGATATTCTCGAGCCGGTTATAGAACGAGGTGCGTTCGCGCACTTCGGCCCCGGCATCCACAACCGTGGCAATGTCCTTGAGTCGTTTGATGCCGAACGAGGTCGGTATTTCCAGGTTTGCCAGCTCTTCCACCGAACCGAATTCGCCACTCAGACGAACAGTGTACTCCTGAGTCTGCTTCTCAAAGTGTCCACCCGGCATATCGAGATTTTGGGCGCCCAGTATCTCCGACAGTTGAGATAACGATATGTTATTCTGGAACACCACGCGGTCGTCCAGAATGACCTGGAGTTCACGCTCCTGGCCGCCGGAGATCTCGGCCCGGGCAACGCCTTCGATCTGGGCCAGCCGGTCCTTGATCTTCTTGTCGGCCAGGTCCCACAGCTCGGTGGCCGGAAGATCACCGGAGAGTATGATCTCGACGACCGGCATCTCCTGGAGATCAATCTTCTCAACCGTCGGACGTTCGGCGTCATCGGGGAACTCGTCCATAACGGCGTCGATCTTGTCCTTCACTTCCTGCTTGGCTATATTGACGTCCTTGCCCATCTCGAATTGCACAAGGACCATCGAGAAGCCTTCCATCGACCACGAACTGACTTGGTCGATCTGGCTCACCGATGAAACGGCGTCTTCCACTTTCTTTGTGATCTGGATCTCGATATCCTTCGGCCCGGCGCCGGAGTACGCCGTCTGTACGGCGATATACGGTATTTCAATGTCCGGCATCAGGTCCAGCGGCATGCCGAAGAAGGCAAGGGCGCCGAAGAGCATGAACACGATCAGGAGCATGCTCATCATGATGGGCCGCTTGATCGATATATCGGATAGAAACATCAGTCAGTTCCTTTTTCAAGTGTCGCTTTACAGGGTCCGTTGCATCATGGTCGATTCGATGTTGACGTCCCGTCCAACGAGATCAGCCTTATTTTCATCCCATCTTCAAGGTGCATCTGTCCCTCCGTGATCAGCTCATCGCCGACCGACAAACCGGAAAGGATCTCCACTTCGAGTTCACCGGCATGGCCGAGAACAACAGGCCGGCGGCGGGCCACACCGCTGTCGGCCACAAAGACGTAGCGGGAGTCACGGTCGGATATGATGTTCTTGCGCTCGATGGTCACCGCCGCCGGGTTACGGTAAATTTCAATACTGATAGTGGCTGTCACGCCGCACCGCACCGACCTGTCCGGGTTGTCGAATTCGATGACGACACCAAAGGCCTGCCGGTCCCTGTTCATCGACATGTCCACCTGGACCACCGAACCCTCGAGCATCACGCCATCCCACCGGGCGGTGGCTCTCTGGCCGACCTTGACGTCCATTATCTGCTTGTCCGAAACCCAGATACGAGCCTTCAGGCGATCAATCTGGGAAACCGCGAAGAGTTCGTCGTCCTCGTGCACGTTCTCCGACTGCCGCGCGTTGATCCTGGTCAGGACACCACTGATTGGCGCTTTCACCATCACCGACTGCCGGACCGCGTCCCAGTTGGCTTCGGCCACTCTGTACGCCGCCTCGGCGTTCTCGTAATCCTGCCGGGAGAGTCCGCCGGTATCGTAATAGCTTCGCATACGGTCAAATGTCGCTTTGGCATTCTCAAACGCGACTTGGGCCTGATAGTACTGCGCCGACGGATTGTCGGTGGGGAAGGCCATCACGATGTCATCCTTTTCAACGAAATCTCCGACTTGGTAGTCAATGTGGTCGATCTTATCGGACACCATGGCATATGCCGACGACTCTCTGATTCCCGTCAATACGGCGTGAAAGGCGGCCTCGCTTGAGAAGTCGGTTTCCCGGATGATCCGTGTCTTGACGGGCACACCGTTCTCGGCGTAGAGCTGCTCCATGCTTTTTGACTCGCTATCCGAGCCACACCCCCCCATCGTCATGATAGTAACGACCAAACCCGCCAGGCCAAATGCTAAGTGCCTAATTCTGATGCCATTACGAGTCTTCGAGGTGTTACTCGAGTGCCCGGCGGTCTTCATTTGAGCGATGGCTTCTTTTCCCATCCGCATAGTACTGGTCACTATCCGCTTCATGTCAGATCCTCATATCGAAGACATACTCACGAGTTAATTGCAGTTGCATATAGTGTACATGCACATGTATTTCTAAAAAATTTACTCTTTTTCAATGTTGTCGGCCATTTTGTACAGAACCTCAGTTGCCTTGATGATATCGGCCGGATCAATGCCTTCTAACAAAGATTTGTCAAAATCCACTTTGAGATGATTCAACCTTTCTAGGACTTCCTTTGCCAGGCGCGTCAGATAGATGCGTTTCTGTCGGTTATCGTCTCGTCCGGGGACCCGAACAACAAGATTCTTGGCCTCTAAACCATTTATCATTCTTGAGGTTGTGGTTCTGTCCCGGTCAGTCTGCTCGGCAATGCGGCCAATGGTCAAACCTTCCT comes from Candidatus Zixiibacteriota bacterium and encodes:
- a CDS encoding efflux RND transporter permease subunit; translation: MFLSDISIKRPIMMSMLLIVFMLFGALAFFGMPLDLMPDIEIPYIAVQTAYSGAGPKDIEIQITKKVEDAVSSVSQIDQVSSWSMEGFSMVLVQFEMGKDVNIAKQEVKDKIDAVMDEFPDDAERPTVEKIDLQEMPVVEIILSGDLPATELWDLADKKIKDRLAQIEGVARAEISGGQERELQVILDDRVVFQNNISLSQLSEILGAQNLDMPGGHFEKQTQEYTVRLSGEFGSVEELANLEIPTSFGIKRLKDIATVVDAGAEVRERTSFYNRLENISDPTVVLISLVKTSEGNTVEVARSAYELLPELEASLPAGCKLDVIIDRSTFIDSTVDDTITNIILGILLTGLVLFLFLHDVRSTIIVALAMPTSILSAFMLMSMMDYTKNAVTLMALSTSVGILVTNSVVVIENIFRHKTMGKNKKEAASVGTSQTVVAVLASTATNIAVFLPIANMSGILGQIFEAYALTVTFATLFSLLVSFTLTPMLAALILADNGNRRRATGDWFESMNRKWEQGYRRLLSVILGNRRLSLTVIVTAVLLLVGTFLISGNVGFEFVPTMDEGDIRIEAELPIGYSLDETADALMHIEERLKEYPSVKFVVTELGAVSRVSEGSNMAAMSVKLVDVAERDLTTDETANLLIQDLSDIPNIQLRISATSSMGMSGQAPIQFNLQGQDMAVLETYKEEILSRIKDIPGLVNLNTSSRSGKPEISIVPDRTKLADAGLTVYDIGMQLRGALTGLVATQYRDQGEEYDVRVMISDASMDTPEEVANLPVTSQGTVYTLAQLADVQYTGGVSTILHIDKYKTIQFSGYPTAGVPLGDITSEIDRRVADLSLMPGYKTEWAGSAELMNEAIVDMLTALILAVVLTYMLLAAILESLRQPLLVLGTFPLALIGVIGAMVLTGATMNIFAMMAVIMLLGIVVNNAILILDYANELMRDHGMSVTEALLEACPVKLRPIIMSSVAIMLGMLPMALGIGASGREIRQPMGIVTIGGLLVSTILTLVVIPTLVNLTSKSKEPAAAVQTVDGSR
- a CDS encoding TolC family protein → MMKKTILLSISLILLSALSLGAKEYTLTEYLDLVERNSKELKLARQDLEIADATKAEAVSGALPHVSAQAGYTRNLSDMYMYMDMGALTDDESAGTSKFPITRNNEFSAYVTASQTLFSGAVYNAVRAARQYRKLSDFVYDASYQEIITSAKKAFHQALLLRVVLEVTQASQQNAYENYQDVSKAFDNGLASQFGLLQAEVRYKEMIPQTTEAERNYSIALINLKNLAGIPLEEEIGLAGNLDAYPDLPTMKPLDAVLESRPDFNALLWEEKLRATNVSAEKSAFLPTLTGSLSYVFSSQSDRWRFDEKNDNYTLGLTLSVPIFTGGATKAKVQKARIELDRTRISIDRARDMIELEQENIRLRLEEAYNRIASAKAALTAAQKAFDIAEATSKVGLSTQLELKDSRTMLDLATTGYYSAVYEYLDAYFDYEKSMGAAVSSASM
- a CDS encoding outer membrane beta-barrel protein, with translation MKRITLLTVAVFALLIIYAPAEAIDQTGKIGFGVNGGLTIPVAGDLSGDSTIADYFGLGPAFGVHVKYGVMKEVSLEAGFRYTFLKIKDDANTFLPDEPNIVAPEIYLDGIVNFGPFFRNPNNSINPFVKAGVGLIPWKYTEDGAGGDAIVLGNDEEFKKTSLGMNFGGGLEVFATPDLSIFAEGRYLMVFSEDEDKFGADFGNMGNVNISVGLTYYLPVSSR
- a CDS encoding efflux RND transporter periplasmic adaptor subunit; amino-acid sequence: MEQLYAENGVPVKTRIIRETDFSSEAAFHAVLTGIRESSAYAMVSDKIDHIDYQVGDFVEKDDIVMAFPTDNPSAQYYQAQVAFENAKATFDRMRSYYDTGGLSRQDYENAEAAYRVAEANWDAVRQSVMVKAPISGVLTRINARQSENVHEDDELFAVSQIDRLKARIWVSDKQIMDVKVGQRATARWDGVMLEGSVVQVDMSMNRDRQAFGVVIEFDNPDRSVRCGVTATISIEIYRNPAAVTIERKNIISDRDSRYVFVADSGVARRRPVVLGHAGELEVEILSGLSVGDELITEGQMHLEDGMKIRLISLDGTSTSNRP
- a CDS encoding CHAT domain-containing protein → MGTGLVVLSARQTGIGEFQSGEGVIGLRRAFRHAGAWFFVMSMFAVPDESTHPVFWGGFILAGGPD
- a CDS encoding FAD:protein FMN transferase; the encoded protein is MILLLLSMSVALYISCGEEQRTASPVTFGGQTMGTLYSVKIVDHSTKTNEQLNELHDGVDDILSEINRQMSAYDSLSEISAFNRSHDTTWFDVSTDFAVVLDSSLQFCRLSNGALDITIAPLVNLWGFGPENVPQKIPAQAQLDKTLNEIGYEKLEVRLSPPAVRKLSGDISCDLAAVAKGYAVDQIAAYLSGKGITDFLVEVGGEIKASGSNQDNLAWRVGIKTPDTTDAIQRSLALQNRAMASSGSYLNYFEKDGVRYSHLIDPRTGLPIRHHLVSVSVVHQSCFYADAMATAISVAGPSEGYELAVRLKLAVLLIVREHDRFTELMTAEFEQLLARDS
- a CDS encoding TetR/AcrR family transcriptional regulator; protein product: MTQRTTKAVNTRRRILNAAFREITTKGYIGANINKIVAASGVTKGALYYYFKSKHELAMAVIDEVIGSKVLGEWLKPLSEFANPIDGLRRIVNDTLANRDVDDVDSSALMMRLTLGTASIDRAFRQQLKHMHETVLRVTSEKLSIGKRRNLVRSSVDPTAVATQFVAFLTGTIYLATAFQDSAHLRDGQLSLHNWLDTMRTRRSRS
- a CDS encoding MarR family transcriptional regulator; translation: MTDRDKNDIVGGVGRLWLLFKRHGRRIFSDLNLGFTFEQAMVLFILNAEEGLTIGRIAEQTDRDRTTTSRMINGLEAKNLVVRVPGRDDNRQKRIYLTRLAKEVLERLNHLKVDFDKSLLEGIDPADIIKATEVLYKMADNIEKE